The region CGGGCTGGCGGTGGGCTCCGTGGCGCTGCGGGTGGCGGCGATGGCCCAGTGCCCGGTCGTCACGGTCCCGGAGGCGCGGTGTACGGGCGACGGATGGGACGGTGCGCATACGGACGAGGTGCAGCTCGGCTTCGACGCGCATGCCCCGGCACAGGCACCGGCCGACTTCGCGTTCCGCGCCGCCCAGGAGCGGGGCGTGCCGCTGCGGGTCGTGCATGCGTGGGCGCTGCCCCCGGCCTCCCCGTCGGCCTGGATGCTCACGGTGCTGGAGGAGGACCGCGCGATGTGGGAGGACCAGGAGAGCCAGGTGGTCTCCGACGCCCTGCGGCCGTGGCGGGAGAGATATCCGGAGGTCACGGTGGTGCCGGACGTCATTCTGCTCAATCCGGCGGAGGCGCTGGTGAGGGCCTCGGAGCGGGCCGGGCTGCTGGTGATCGGGCGCCGTGCGGCCACCCGGCCGACCGAGCTGCGGCTGGGGCCGGTCGCCCATCCCGTACTGCACCACGCCCACTGCCCGGTGGCGGTCGTGCCGCATCCCGCGCTCTGAGCGCTCAGCCGAAGAACACCCCGAATTCGGAGTAGAGCGCGGGGTCGACGGTCTTGGTGCCCGCCGTGGCCTCCGCGAGCGGTATGCGCACGATGTCCGTGCCGCGCAGCGCCACCATCGTGCCGAAGTCCTGGTCCTTGACGGTGTCGATCGCGCGCAGCCCGAAGCGGGTGGCCAGCCAGCGGTCGAAGGCGCTGGGCGTGCCACCGCGCTGGATATGGCCCAGGACCGTGGTGCGGGCCTCCTTGCCGGTGCGATCGGCGATCTCATGGGCCAGCCACTCGCCGATACCGGACAGCCGGACATGGCCGAACTCGTCCAGGCTGGAGTCCTTGACCACCATCTGCCCCTTCTTCGGCACGGCCCCCTCCGCGACCACCACGATCGGTGCGTACCTGATCTTGAAGCGGTTCTCCACCCAGGCGCAGACCTGGCCGATGTCGAAGGGCTGCTCGGGGATGAGGATGACGTTGGCCCCGCCCGCGATGCCCGAGTGCAGCGCGATCCAGCCGGCGTGCCGCCCCATCACCTCGACCACCAGGGCGCGGGTGTGGGATTCGGCGGTGGTGTGCAGCCGGTCGATCGCCTCGGTGGCGATATTGACGGCGGTGTCGAAGCCGAAGGTGTAGTCGGTGCCGGCCACGTCGTTGTCGATCGTCTTGGGCACCCCGACCACTTGGATGCCCTCGCCGCCCAGTGCCGCGGCGACTCCGAGCGTGTCCTCGCCGCCGATCGCGATGAGCGCGTCCACCTCGTACTCGGCGAGGGTCTCCCGCACTCGGCCGACGCCGTCCTCGCTGGCCAGGGGGTTGGTCCGGGAGGAGCCGAGGATGGTGCCGCCGCGCGGCAGGATGCCGCGCACGGCCGGGACGTCCAGCGGCACGATGGCTCCTTCGAGCACGCCGCGCCAGCCGTCCCGCACGCCGACGAACTCGAAGCCGTGCACCT is a window of Streptomyces violaceusniger Tu 4113 DNA encoding:
- a CDS encoding 6-phosphofructokinase, whose translation is MRVGVLTGGGDCPGLNAAIRGIVRKGVEVHGFEFVGVRDGWRGVLEGAIVPLDVPAVRGILPRGGTILGSSRTNPLASEDGVGRVRETLAEYEVDALIAIGGEDTLGVAAALGGEGIQVVGVPKTIDNDVAGTDYTFGFDTAVNIATEAIDRLHTTAESHTRALVVEVMGRHAGWIALHSGIAGGANVILIPEQPFDIGQVCAWVENRFKIRYAPIVVVAEGAVPKKGQMVVKDSSLDEFGHVRLSGIGEWLAHEIADRTGKEARTTVLGHIQRGGTPSAFDRWLATRFGLRAIDTVKDQDFGTMVALRGTDIVRIPLAEATAGTKTVDPALYSEFGVFFG
- a CDS encoding universal stress protein, which encodes MSGAVVAGVDGSQRSLTAAEWAAREAARRGRVLRLVHASPPLPRRVSPVPGADAWQYVGEQMLGQTVADFRARDPDLEIEGEHTAAEPAEALLTAAAGAGLLVVGARGWGGFDGLAVGSVALRVAAMAQCPVVTVPEARCTGDGWDGAHTDEVQLGFDAHAPAQAPADFAFRAAQERGVPLRVVHAWALPPASPSAWMLTVLEEDRAMWEDQESQVVSDALRPWRERYPEVTVVPDVILLNPAEALVRASERAGLLVIGRRAATRPTELRLGPVAHPVLHHAHCPVAVVPHPAL